The following coding sequences are from one Salvelinus namaycush isolate Seneca chromosome 23, SaNama_1.0, whole genome shotgun sequence window:
- the LOC120018107 gene encoding nuclear fragile X mental retardation-interacting protein 2-like, translated as MPFITQAADNLKPKSPRKLLATHTKGHSNSHFKNSMNCKNDTPSELKTLDGKSESIALPNGVVLLNPDLYANGYPSMPGSDSGGSGSESGYITPKKRWAQRSAMAEESVTARQEKAVLQAVMVTNKHDTEPHTPEAADTAAGSQSPTSITGVPPVAQAPVVQVGELQCKNSDGKAAAGSVKKLEDRLSKAKLTSPKKDSWTLFKPPPVFPVDNSSAKTVPKVSYASKVKENLNKAGDTSPPQSQVPTRLSQVPMSAVKTITSPSFTNGLLSGEGNSCPLPAPLFTTTVCTGAMHVSLPRKWENEASLSSNGTNMSGTPSVTTRELRKPSLLVYPLATSNMQPALPSARQVDSPASKTNPKALVDIFQNQWGLSFINEPSAGPEVGPAVGQPALKGQIVEITFQGGGPTALPLQVSATSTLRPDKPLFPRAYKQDQQTISQGQSNVGKSGPHLAPGPDVALGGHAPGTDTLIGEAGSRCAIVSSSKDPGAELPLASHAHPVSALVKEHSHHKGCVPRSWGAFDLKAAVIYHTKEIENIQNLQKQDSKGVVFYEQSKDGPVQLSHD; from the exons ATGCCCTTCATTACTCAAGCAGCAGACAACTTGAAACCAAAATCTCCCAGGAAGCTCCTCGCCACTCACACAAAAGGCCATAGCAATAGCCATTTTAAAAACAGTATGAATTGCAAAAATGACACGCCTTCAGAGTTGAAAACGCTTGATGGCAAGAGCGAGTCCATTGCTTTACCAAATGGCGTTGTGCTCCTCAACCCTGACCTGTATGCTAACGGCTACCCCAGCATGCCTGGATCAGACAGTGGTGGCAGTGGTTCTGAGAGTGGATACATCACTCCCAAGAAACGCTGGGCTCAGCGGAGTGCAATGGCAGAGGAGAGTGTGACTGCTCGGCAGGAGAAGGCTGTTCTACAGGCAGTTATGGTCACTAACAAACATGACACGGAGCCTCACACTCCAGAGGCTGCCGATACAGCAGCAGGCTCTCAGTCTCCCACCTCCATCACAGGTGTCCCACCTGTGGCTCAGGCCCCTGTGGTTCAGGTTGGTGAACTACAGTGTAAGAACTCTGACGGCAAGGCTGCTGCAGGCTCTGTTAAAAAGCTGGAAGACAGACTAAGCAAAGCTAAGCTTACCTCACCAAAAAAGGATTCATGGACCCTCTTTAAACCACCCCCTGTCTTTCCTGTGGACAATAGTAGTGCCAAAACAGTGCCCAAGGTCAGTTATGCAAGTAAAGTGAAAGAGAATCTAAACAAAGCAGGTGACACCTCACCTCCCCAGTCCCAGGTGCCCACCAGACTCTCCCAAGTCCCCATGTCTGCTGTCAAAACCATCACCTCTCCTAGCTTCACCAATGGACTCCTATCTGGAGAGGGGAATAGCTGCCCCCTCCCTGCGCCACTTTTCACCACTACTGTTTGCACTGGAGCAATGCATGTCTCCCTTCCCCGCAAGTGGGAGAACGAAGCATCCTTGTCCAGCAATGGCACTAATATGTCAGGCACCCCCTCCGTTACTACCAGAGAACTGAGAAAGCCCAGTCTCCTTGTTTACCCCCTGGCCACTTCAAATATGCAACCAGCCCTCCCCAGCGCCCGCCAAGTGGACTCACCTGCCTCTAAGACAAATCccaaagctctggtggacattttcCAGAACCAGTGGGGGCTGTCGTTCATCAACGAGCCCAGTGCAGGGCCTGAGGTGGGGCCGGCAGTGGGGCAGCCAGCCTTGAAAGGCCAGATCGTGGAGATCACCTTTCAGGGAGGTGGCCCTACAGCTTTGCCTCTGCAGGTCTCTGCCACCTCCACTCTGAGACCTGACAAGCCCCTCTTCCCAAGAGCTTACAAGCAGGACCAACAAACTATCTCCCAAGGCCAAAGCAATGTTGGGAAATCAGGCCCTCACTTGGCACCTGGCCCTGATGTTGCGCTGGGAGGCCACGCCCCTGGCACAGACACTCTGATTGGTGAGGCTGGGAGTAGATGTGCCATAGTGTCCTCTTCTAAGGACCCTGGAGCTGAGTTGCCTCTTGCCTCCCAtgctcatcctgtgtctgctCTGGTGAAGGAGCACAGCCACCACAAGGGTTGTGTCCCAAGATCTTGGGGGGCGTTCGATTTAAAAGCTGCTGTTATCTATCACACTAAAG AGATTGAAAATATTCAGAATTTACAAAAACAAG ATTCAAAAGGAGTTGTGTTCTATGAGCAGTCCAAGGATGGGCCTGTTCAGTTAAGTCATGACTGA
- the LOC120018108 gene encoding E3 ubiquitin-protein ligase TRIM17-like: protein MEDQEPICVVCRDSRKHKKHDCIPIQEAVQEHKVKLKTVLNPLKDKLRLLNEIKLTCDKTAKHIKIQAQYTERQIKEQFKKLYQFLREEEAARIDAVRMEEVRKSQGMKNKIIEMNRKISSLSDTIKAIEQQLRVEDLILIL from the exons ATGGAGGATCAAGAGCCCATTTGTGTGGTGTGTCGTGATTCAAGGAAACATAAAAAGCATGACTGCATCCCCATACAGGAAGCTGTACAGGAACATAAG GTGAAACTCAAGACTGTATTGAACCCCCTAAAAGATAAACTGAGGCTCCTTAATGAAATCAAACTCACCTGTGATAAAACAGCAAAACATATCAAG ATCCAAGCCCAGTACACAGAGAGGCAGATTAAGGAGCAGTTTAAAAAGCTGTACCAGTTTCTGCGAGAGGAAGAGGCGGCCAGGATAGATGCAGTGAGGATGGAAGAGGTGCGGAAGAGTCAGGGAATGAAGAACAAGATAATAGAGATGAACAGAAAAATATCATCACTTTCAGACACAATCAAAGCCATCGAACAACAGCTGAGAGTTGAAGACTTGATCTTGATCTTATGA